A single genomic interval of Mycobacterium sp. DL592 harbors:
- a CDS encoding dihydrofolate reductase family protein: protein MRPLRYSINITLDGCCDHRAGMPDEELHHRAIENLQWADALLFGRVTYDMMETAWRLPASAQSMPAWTQPFARTIHAAKKYVVSSTLDRVDWNAELVRGDLGEAVRRLKQEPGNGLLTGGVQLPQALVELGLIDQYEFVVHPRLAGHGPTLFAGLSKYVDLELVDRLEYASGAVALRYVPRR from the coding sequence ATGCGTCCGCTCCGATATTCCATCAACATCACCCTGGACGGGTGCTGTGACCATCGTGCGGGGATGCCGGACGAGGAGTTGCATCATCGCGCGATCGAGAACCTGCAGTGGGCCGACGCCCTGCTGTTCGGCCGGGTGACCTACGACATGATGGAGACCGCGTGGCGGCTACCGGCGTCTGCCCAGTCGATGCCCGCCTGGACGCAGCCGTTCGCCCGGACGATCCACGCGGCGAAGAAGTACGTCGTGTCGTCGACGCTCGATCGGGTGGATTGGAACGCCGAACTGGTGCGCGGCGACCTGGGTGAGGCCGTCCGGCGACTCAAGCAGGAGCCGGGTAACGGACTGCTGACCGGCGGCGTGCAGCTTCCGCAAGCACTGGTCGAGTTGGGGCTGATCGACCAATACGAGTTCGTAGTGCATCCGCGGCTGGCCGGTCACGGCCCGACGCTGTTCGCGGGTTTGTCGAAGTACGTCGACTTAGAGCTCGTCGACCGGCTGGAGTACGCGTCAGGCGCAGTGGCGCTGCGGTACGTGCCGCGGCGGTAG
- the mmuM gene encoding homocysteine S-methyltransferase, giving the protein MTTSGFAVPTDSVLIGDGGLATELEARGNDLSDDLWSARLLAEAPDEIIAVHEAFFSAGAQFATTASYQASFEGFARRGIDRADAERLMRRSIELAQSARDSAVKPAWVAASVGPYGAMLANGEEYIGRYGLSVAELAAWHLPRLEVLASADPDVLALETIPDSDEAEALVGLVGEFGIPAWLSYTIAGDRTRAGQPLEEAFAVAADAPEIVAVGVNCCAPGDVLGAVATARRVTGKPVIVYPNSGEVWDGPNRVWVGTPGMDTDLATDWVDAGARIVGGCCRVRPDAIAAMAAITCYGA; this is encoded by the coding sequence GTGACTACTTCAGGTTTCGCGGTGCCCACCGACAGCGTGCTGATCGGCGACGGCGGCCTGGCGACCGAACTAGAAGCTCGCGGCAATGACCTGTCCGACGACCTGTGGTCGGCGCGTCTGCTCGCCGAAGCACCCGACGAGATCATCGCGGTTCACGAGGCGTTCTTCAGTGCCGGGGCGCAATTCGCGACCACCGCCAGCTACCAGGCTTCGTTCGAAGGCTTCGCCCGCCGGGGCATCGACCGGGCCGACGCCGAGCGGCTGATGCGCCGCAGTATCGAGCTGGCCCAGTCCGCCCGGGACTCGGCGGTCAAGCCCGCCTGGGTGGCGGCCTCCGTCGGGCCCTACGGGGCGATGCTCGCCAACGGCGAGGAGTACATCGGCCGCTACGGCCTCAGCGTTGCGGAGTTGGCGGCCTGGCACCTGCCGCGGCTGGAAGTGCTGGCCAGCGCCGATCCTGACGTCCTAGCGCTCGAGACGATCCCGGACAGCGACGAGGCCGAGGCCCTCGTCGGGCTGGTCGGTGAGTTCGGGATTCCGGCCTGGCTGAGTTACACCATCGCCGGCGACCGGACCCGGGCCGGGCAACCTCTGGAAGAGGCGTTCGCCGTCGCTGCCGACGCGCCGGAGATCGTCGCCGTCGGCGTCAACTGCTGCGCGCCCGGCGACGTTCTGGGCGCCGTCGCCACCGCACGCCGGGTCACCGGGAAGCCGGTGATCGTCTACCCCAACAGCGGGGAAGTGTGGGACGGCCCGAACCGCGTGTGGGTCGGAACCCCGGGGATGGACACCGACCTAGCTACCGATTGGGTCGACGCCGGAGCCCGGATCGTCGGCGGCTGCTGCCGGGTGCGGCCGGACGCCATCGCCGCGATGGCGGCGATTACCTGCTATGGGGCGTAG
- a CDS encoding universal stress protein, producing MTAAASTQSVVVGIDGSDSALGAARWVAQYAADHALPLTLLHAIPRLDFHFATQDASTDDAGGAYADRVLAAAQSAVRATHPDLPIHTAKVKGAVATTLAEASASARLLVVGTGAAEHRVLGGHVVRVTHRAQCPVVVWRAPVAKRTGKPLPVVVGVDESEASSRALAEAFDVARALHAQLTVVHMWEIDAAVGMGDLGGQGNMDWQLLDLLQTQQRQRMDELVEPFARKYPNAHVTKVFQDIGPAKGLTDLSREAQLVVVGSHGRGRLADSILGSVSQNLIHHAECPVLVVR from the coding sequence ATGACCGCCGCAGCCAGCACTCAGTCCGTTGTCGTGGGTATCGACGGATCGGACAGCGCCCTGGGCGCGGCCCGGTGGGTTGCGCAGTACGCCGCTGACCATGCGCTCCCTTTGACGCTGCTGCATGCGATTCCGCGGCTGGACTTTCACTTCGCAACCCAGGACGCGTCTACCGACGATGCGGGCGGCGCGTACGCGGACCGGGTGCTGGCCGCGGCGCAGAGTGCCGTACGCGCGACGCACCCGGACCTGCCGATTCACACCGCGAAGGTCAAGGGCGCGGTGGCGACGACGTTGGCGGAGGCGTCGGCGTCGGCGCGGCTGCTGGTGGTGGGCACCGGTGCTGCCGAGCATCGGGTGCTGGGCGGGCATGTGGTCCGGGTGACCCACCGGGCGCAGTGTCCCGTCGTGGTGTGGCGAGCGCCGGTGGCCAAGCGGACCGGCAAGCCGCTGCCCGTCGTCGTCGGCGTCGACGAATCCGAGGCGTCCAGTCGCGCACTCGCGGAAGCCTTCGACGTCGCACGCGCCTTGCATGCTCAGCTGACGGTCGTGCACATGTGGGAGATCGACGCAGCAGTCGGAATGGGTGACCTCGGCGGCCAGGGCAACATGGACTGGCAATTGCTCGACCTGTTGCAGACGCAACAGCGCCAGCGGATGGACGAGTTGGTCGAACCGTTCGCGCGGAAGTATCCGAATGCCCACGTCACCAAGGTTTTTCAGGATATCGGTCCGGCGAAAGGCCTGACCGATCTCTCGCGCGAGGCGCAGCTGGTGGTCGTCGGCAGCCATGGCCGCGGTCGGCTCGCTGACTCGATCCTCGGCTCGGTTAGCCAGAACCTGATCCATCACGCCGAGTGCCCGGTACTCGTGGTCCGGTGA
- a CDS encoding APC family permease — translation MSQVASSAKGTTQLARTLGLWAIVGLGLGYMTPTVVFDTFGIVSTETGNVVPTAYLLALVVMMFTAISYGRMTQIFPSAGSAYTYTSETIGHNVGFLIGWAALLDYLLLPLVNALIIRSYLFSFFPGAPAWIWVVVYVAVITGMCLFSMTNTSRVNMVLVVFEVVLIGVFLVLAAKSLIDGMGNGTVFSTQPLWHEGVHLNLVITGATIVAFSFIGFDAITMYTEEAKDASLVPKAILLALLIGGAIFFVSAFFTQSLFPDVSNFSEESLQNSALPEIAFNVGGHLFKILLTSAAFAATVASSLASHASVSRLLYVMGRNGRGPVGRFFGYLHPSFQTPAYAIIFVGLVSLLAISFNLDFVASLINFGALIAFTFVNLTVIVYFAYRRREVHGGREIFKNIILPSIGVLLTIVLWLYLSAESTRYGIIWFGIGIVVLVWLTRFFRRPLNVNMGDPEG, via the coding sequence ATGAGTCAGGTTGCCTCTAGCGCGAAGGGCACCACCCAGTTGGCCCGCACGCTCGGGCTGTGGGCGATCGTCGGACTCGGCCTGGGCTACATGACGCCGACGGTCGTATTCGACACCTTCGGCATCGTCTCGACCGAAACCGGCAACGTCGTGCCGACCGCCTACCTACTGGCGTTGGTGGTCATGATGTTCACCGCGATCAGCTACGGCCGGATGACCCAGATCTTTCCGTCGGCCGGGTCGGCCTACACCTACACCTCGGAAACCATCGGGCACAACGTCGGCTTCCTGATCGGTTGGGCTGCGCTGCTGGACTATCTGCTGCTGCCGTTGGTCAACGCGCTGATCATACGCAGCTACCTCTTCTCGTTCTTCCCGGGCGCGCCGGCCTGGATCTGGGTCGTCGTCTACGTCGCGGTCATCACCGGAATGTGCTTGTTCAGCATGACCAACACATCACGGGTGAACATGGTGCTGGTCGTCTTCGAAGTCGTCCTCATCGGAGTGTTCCTCGTGCTGGCCGCCAAGTCGCTGATCGACGGAATGGGCAACGGAACCGTGTTCTCGACTCAGCCACTGTGGCACGAGGGGGTCCACCTCAATTTGGTGATCACCGGCGCCACAATTGTCGCCTTCTCGTTCATCGGATTCGACGCGATCACGATGTACACCGAAGAGGCAAAAGACGCATCACTGGTGCCGAAGGCGATCCTGCTGGCATTGCTGATCGGAGGCGCCATCTTCTTCGTGTCGGCGTTCTTCACCCAATCACTTTTCCCCGATGTGTCCAATTTCAGCGAAGAATCGCTGCAGAACAGTGCACTGCCTGAGATTGCGTTCAATGTCGGTGGGCATCTGTTCAAGATCTTGCTCACATCGGCGGCGTTCGCAGCTACCGTCGCATCGAGCCTGGCTTCCCACGCGTCAGTCTCGCGACTGCTCTACGTCATGGGCCGCAACGGCCGCGGACCCGTCGGACGCTTCTTTGGCTACCTTCACCCGAGCTTCCAAACGCCCGCGTACGCAATCATCTTCGTGGGTCTGGTCTCGCTGCTGGCGATCTCGTTCAACCTCGACTTCGTCGCTTCGCTGATCAACTTCGGTGCGTTGATCGCCTTCACCTTCGTCAACCTGACGGTGATCGTCTACTTCGCCTACCGGCGTCGTGAAGTCCACGGCGGACGTGAAATCTTCAAGAACATCATCCTGCCGTCAATCGGCGTGCTGCTCACCATCGTTCTGTGGCTGTATCTTTCGGCCGAGTCCACCCGCTACGGGATCATCTGGTTCGGCATCGGGATCGTCGTACTGGTTTGGCTGACACGCTTTTTCCGCCGCCCGTTGAACGTCAATATGGGTGACCCGGAAGGCTGA
- a CDS encoding universal stress protein, producing the protein MRYVVGYGPRQRGLDGVNLAATLARSSGATLDLVSVLPSDAPTFHRYSPDQAYNAEVEEQGREWLEDGLAHVPADVQAEGHLRRADSITEGLLDAATDPDQGQAGLIVVGTYHRVRSGRFGLGSLADALLHASEVPVALAPAEYDPPHRITRITCAIGMRPGNENLFDSAVRLAAEWQVPLRLMSLVAVGEGGSEERRQEWTQLAEQHASGLVDKAIAALPAGTSVTSVVGHGHSLEDAVLGLDFEDSEVVLIGSSRLAQPKRLFLGHSASKIMRALPVPMIVWPRG; encoded by the coding sequence ATGCGGTACGTCGTCGGTTATGGCCCCCGCCAACGCGGCCTTGACGGGGTCAATCTCGCGGCAACCCTGGCGCGATCCTCAGGGGCGACGCTGGATCTGGTCTCGGTGCTGCCCAGTGATGCCCCGACCTTCCACCGGTACTCACCCGATCAGGCGTACAACGCCGAAGTCGAAGAGCAGGGCCGGGAATGGCTCGAGGACGGGCTGGCCCACGTGCCTGCCGATGTGCAGGCCGAGGGTCATCTACGGCGAGCCGACTCGATCACCGAGGGCCTGCTCGACGCGGCCACCGACCCGGATCAAGGTCAGGCCGGATTGATCGTCGTCGGCACCTACCATCGGGTGCGTAGCGGGCGCTTCGGACTCGGCAGCCTGGCCGACGCCCTGCTGCACGCCTCAGAGGTGCCGGTGGCCTTGGCTCCGGCGGAATATGATCCCCCGCATCGGATTACGCGGATCACCTGTGCCATCGGTATGCGGCCGGGCAACGAGAATCTGTTCGACAGTGCCGTCCGGCTTGCCGCCGAATGGCAGGTTCCGCTGCGGCTGATGTCACTGGTGGCCGTCGGTGAGGGAGGCAGCGAGGAACGCCGCCAGGAGTGGACCCAGCTCGCCGAGCAACACGCATCGGGTTTAGTGGACAAGGCCATCGCCGCGCTTCCAGCCGGAACGTCGGTGACAAGCGTTGTCGGCCATGGACATTCGCTTGAAGACGCAGTACTGGGACTGGACTTCGAGGACAGCGAGGTCGTCCTCATCGGCTCCAGTCGGTTGGCCCAGCCTAAGCGTCTCTTCCTCGGTCATTCGGCGAGCAAGATCATGCGCGCGCTGCCGGTGCCGATGATCGTATGGCCACGCGGCTGA
- a CDS encoding GGDEF domain-containing protein, with the protein MRFVGADELPSEAALEIPVELVRILLGLLRRRLGLDTVWLSSLRDERLEFELLDGDANAIGLASGDRSRLSGSRYEHVIDGTLPTFVPDTTANPEAAPALARELGLGAYAVAPVLNRDGATIAMVCAASRDAKPHRGDVDLRILGQVAGLIGTLIEFPENTADTTATQRAVVRNVVAQRDFEVVFQAIHDVTSGAVVGVEALARFPHPPFRPDAFIAQAAQVGLGVELETAILARVLAMLPQLPEDVFVAVNISPGAALVAPWTELLADVDASRIVLELTEHDAVLDYGALDDALAKCRARGIRLAVDDVGAGFSSFSHVLELSPEFVKIDQSITRQIDIDDARRRLAYAIAELAAQIGATVIAEGVENQGELDGVGTVGIGAAQGYFLSRPRPLAHGFPAADVTAAPTDRLPATVDTLRDRRFELALAHSPIGMAVVGLDGTFLRTNRALRSMLGYSKRELAELTFQEITHPDDLEADVALLTDCLEGRRRSYRIDKRYIAADGRIVWGALTVVSVTAPRDGPRYFVSQIVDVTADRVREADLARQAATDPLTAIANRSAGWSRLEQLESSGAGYGVLFCDIERFKAVNDQRGHRAGDQLLVEVANRLVAAAGDEGLIARWGGDEFLVITDAVEDSELACLAARITDQFDGKPVTLGDGAQVSVGLTIGFAAHRSGDGLSIDTVLDHADQAMYGQRRGRSRSRS; encoded by the coding sequence ATGCGCTTCGTGGGGGCCGACGAACTCCCCTCCGAAGCCGCGCTCGAAATTCCCGTCGAGCTGGTTCGCATCTTGCTCGGCCTCTTACGACGCCGGCTGGGCCTGGACACTGTCTGGCTGTCTTCCCTGCGTGACGAGAGGCTGGAGTTCGAACTGCTCGACGGTGACGCCAACGCGATCGGCCTTGCCTCCGGCGACCGATCCCGGCTGTCGGGTTCCCGCTATGAGCACGTCATCGACGGGACCCTGCCCACGTTCGTCCCGGACACGACAGCCAACCCAGAGGCCGCCCCTGCGCTGGCCCGCGAACTCGGTCTCGGCGCCTACGCCGTCGCGCCGGTGCTCAACCGCGACGGTGCGACAATCGCGATGGTCTGTGCGGCCAGCCGGGACGCCAAGCCGCATCGGGGCGATGTCGACCTGCGCATTCTCGGGCAGGTCGCCGGCCTGATAGGAACGCTGATCGAATTCCCCGAGAACACTGCGGATACCACCGCGACCCAACGGGCCGTGGTTCGAAATGTGGTGGCCCAGCGGGACTTCGAAGTCGTATTCCAGGCGATTCACGACGTGACGTCCGGCGCGGTGGTGGGCGTGGAGGCGCTCGCGCGTTTTCCGCACCCACCGTTTCGGCCGGACGCGTTCATTGCGCAGGCGGCGCAGGTGGGCTTGGGGGTCGAGTTGGAGACGGCGATCCTGGCGCGCGTCCTCGCCATGCTGCCGCAGCTGCCGGAAGACGTGTTCGTGGCGGTGAACATCTCGCCGGGAGCGGCGCTGGTTGCGCCGTGGACGGAGTTGCTCGCCGACGTGGACGCATCACGAATCGTGCTGGAACTGACCGAGCACGACGCCGTCCTGGACTACGGCGCTCTCGACGATGCCCTGGCGAAGTGCCGGGCGCGGGGCATCCGGCTAGCGGTCGACGATGTCGGGGCCGGTTTCTCCTCGTTCTCCCACGTACTCGAACTCAGCCCCGAATTCGTCAAGATCGACCAGTCGATCACCCGCCAGATCGATATCGACGATGCCCGGCGACGACTGGCGTATGCCATCGCTGAGCTCGCCGCGCAGATCGGCGCGACGGTGATCGCCGAAGGCGTCGAGAACCAGGGCGAACTCGATGGCGTCGGCACGGTGGGAATCGGCGCTGCCCAAGGCTATTTCCTCAGCCGCCCAAGGCCTTTGGCTCATGGCTTTCCGGCGGCTGATGTCACCGCAGCACCGACTGATCGCCTTCCCGCGACCGTCGACACGTTGCGAGACAGGCGTTTCGAGCTGGCCCTTGCGCATTCGCCGATCGGCATGGCAGTCGTCGGGTTGGACGGGACATTCCTGCGCACCAACCGGGCGTTGCGTTCGATGCTCGGATACAGCAAGCGTGAACTCGCCGAGCTGACCTTCCAGGAGATCACCCATCCCGACGACCTGGAAGCTGACGTGGCACTGCTCACCGATTGTCTGGAGGGACGGCGACGGTCCTACCGGATCGACAAGCGCTACATCGCCGCTGACGGACGCATCGTGTGGGGAGCGCTGACTGTCGTCAGTGTGACCGCACCGCGCGACGGCCCCCGCTATTTCGTCTCGCAGATCGTCGATGTAACCGCCGACCGCGTCCGTGAGGCCGATCTGGCCCGGCAGGCTGCCACCGACCCGCTCACCGCGATCGCCAACCGGTCTGCCGGCTGGAGTCGCCTGGAACAGCTCGAATCCAGTGGCGCCGGTTACGGTGTCCTGTTCTGTGACATCGAGCGGTTCAAAGCCGTCAATGATCAGCGCGGCCACCGCGCCGGCGATCAGCTGCTCGTCGAGGTCGCCAACCGTCTGGTCGCCGCCGCCGGAGACGAAGGCCTCATCGCCCGCTGGGGTGGCGACGAATTCCTCGTGATCACCGATGCGGTCGAGGACTCGGAGTTGGCGTGCCTGGCTGCTCGGATCACCGATCAGTTCGACGGCAAACCGGTCACCCTCGGTGACGGTGCGCAGGTCTCAGTCGGCCTGACGATCGGGTTCGCCGCCCACCGGTCGGGCGATGGACTTTCCATCGACACCGTGCTCGACCACGCCGACCAGGCCATGTACGGGCAGCGGCGCGGCCGATCCCGCTCCAGGAGCTGA
- a CDS encoding fused (3R)-hydroxyacyl-ACP dehydratase subunits HadA/HadB — MTEAPAASALESRVGHYYQMDGTYLVGREKLREYARAVQDYNPAHWDVAAAAQLGYSDVIAPLTFTSAPGMQCNRRMFEEIVVGYDTYLQTEEVFEQHRPIVAGDELHIDVELTEVRRTAGRDFITVTNTFTDVAGERVHTLHTTVVGVTGEDIDAGVKAAVQKAMMHDMNILDIPGSDGAYEKEVRPAGEIRISDGGLTRTPGTPSFDSLKVGDEIPVHHTRLSRGDLVNYAGVAGDANPIHWDEDIAKLAGLPDVIAHGMLTMGLGAGFASAWTGDPGAVTRYSVRLSQPAIVSAKEGADIEFSGKVKSLDPETRSGVILVAAKSDGRKIFGLATQHVRFS, encoded by the coding sequence ATGACCGAAGCACCAGCAGCGTCGGCGCTCGAATCCCGGGTCGGCCATTACTACCAGATGGACGGCACCTATCTGGTCGGCCGCGAGAAGCTGCGCGAATACGCCCGCGCCGTGCAGGACTACAACCCCGCGCACTGGGATGTCGCGGCCGCCGCGCAACTGGGCTATTCCGACGTCATCGCACCGCTGACGTTCACCTCGGCACCGGGCATGCAATGCAATCGGCGCATGTTCGAAGAGATCGTCGTCGGCTACGACACCTACCTGCAGACCGAAGAGGTCTTCGAGCAGCACCGCCCGATCGTCGCTGGCGACGAGCTGCACATCGACGTCGAACTGACCGAGGTGCGCCGGACTGCGGGGCGGGATTTCATCACCGTCACCAACACCTTCACCGACGTCGCCGGCGAGCGGGTGCACACCCTGCACACCACCGTCGTCGGAGTCACCGGCGAGGACATTGACGCCGGCGTCAAGGCGGCCGTGCAGAAGGCCATGATGCACGACATGAACATCCTCGACATTCCGGGATCGGACGGCGCGTACGAGAAAGAGGTGCGGCCCGCAGGAGAGATCCGGATCTCTGACGGCGGCCTGACCCGCACACCCGGAACGCCGTCCTTCGATTCGCTGAAGGTAGGCGACGAGATTCCGGTGCACCACACTCGGCTGTCCCGTGGGGATCTGGTGAATTACGCCGGCGTCGCCGGTGACGCCAACCCGATCCACTGGGACGAGGACATCGCCAAGCTTGCCGGACTGCCCGACGTGATCGCCCACGGCATGCTCACCATGGGGCTGGGCGCCGGTTTCGCCTCCGCCTGGACCGGCGACCCCGGCGCGGTGACCCGCTACTCGGTGCGGCTGTCCCAACCCGCGATCGTCTCGGCCAAAGAGGGTGCCGACATCGAATTCAGCGGCAAGGTCAAGTCACTGGATCCAGAGACCCGCAGCGGCGTCATCCTTGTCGCGGCAAAGTCGGACGGCCGCAAGATCTTCGGCCTGGCGACACAGCACGTCCGCTTCAGCTGA
- a CDS encoding cyclase family protein: MIVDLSHTIRAGMVTYPGLPAPSITPYLTRHDSRQVYAPGTEFAMDVITMIGNTGTYLDSPLHRYSDGDDLATLNLATLVDLPAVVVSRRDITTRAVDVDDLPREIEPGSAVLISTGWDCHFGTEAYGIDAPFLTEAAARRLVDARVALVGIDSVNIDDISPSAAGRRPVHTVLLAHGIHVVEHLTNLGALPTRGARFSAAPPRIEGFGTFPVRAYAIVPE; encoded by the coding sequence ATGATCGTCGATCTGTCGCACACGATCCGTGCGGGGATGGTGACCTACCCGGGACTGCCGGCTCCGTCGATCACCCCGTATCTGACCCGGCACGACTCGCGCCAGGTCTACGCACCCGGTACGGAGTTCGCGATGGACGTCATCACGATGATCGGCAACACGGGAACGTATCTGGATTCGCCGCTTCACCGCTACAGCGACGGCGACGATCTGGCCACCCTCAACCTGGCGACCCTCGTCGATCTCCCGGCCGTCGTCGTCAGTCGGCGTGATATCACCACGCGCGCAGTGGATGTCGATGACCTGCCACGCGAGATCGAGCCCGGTTCGGCAGTGCTGATCAGCACCGGCTGGGACTGCCACTTCGGCACCGAGGCGTATGGCATCGACGCCCCATTCCTCACCGAGGCCGCAGCGAGGCGTCTCGTCGACGCCCGCGTGGCTCTGGTCGGAATCGACTCGGTGAACATCGACGACATCAGTCCGTCGGCGGCCGGCCGCCGGCCCGTACACACGGTTCTGCTGGCGCACGGTATCCACGTCGTCGAGCATCTGACCAACCTTGGGGCGCTTCCCACCCGTGGCGCCCGCTTCTCGGCCGCACCACCGCGGATCGAGGGCTTTGGGACCTTCCCCGTCCGCGCCTACGCGATCGTCCCCGAATGA
- a CDS encoding acyl-CoA dehydrogenase family protein, whose protein sequence is MTATSAVTVPRTQDHMTHDVWLPDEIVALRAEARAAVEKVVVPHAREIGRRPESVDSFPWAAFRGLADEGMFGVPFGPDYGRGLEHPLLGTCTVAEEIAYHSSSLAGVYDGQCLLVPQTLQFATDELRARLIPELVSGRVAFSFATTEPETSSDLTADRLQTVAEETTDGFILNGRKRWITNSIVAGWVSVLVRAGADGDRASMLLVDLSSPGVRIGTPDLKMGHRGQITADIVFADVHVPRANLLGTVGGGMAVALSALVRGRIGIGAAGVGVAQAALDLAVHRLRTRQVFGAPLGAMQHWQFVMAQRATEIECARTLYQKAATLIDRGDRGAEPEAAMAKAYSTRLANDLVREAIQIHGALGFAEQVGETGESVRLEEMYRDAKILEIFEGANEVQQWIIARQLIGRDVTG, encoded by the coding sequence ATGACGGCGACTTCCGCGGTGACGGTGCCGCGCACCCAGGACCACATGACCCACGACGTCTGGCTGCCCGACGAGATCGTCGCCCTGCGCGCCGAAGCCCGCGCTGCGGTGGAGAAGGTGGTCGTCCCGCATGCCCGTGAGATAGGCCGGCGCCCCGAGTCCGTCGACAGTTTCCCGTGGGCGGCGTTTCGCGGCTTGGCCGACGAGGGCATGTTCGGGGTGCCGTTCGGCCCGGACTACGGCCGGGGCCTCGAGCACCCCCTGCTCGGTACGTGCACGGTGGCCGAGGAGATCGCCTACCACTCCTCGTCGCTGGCCGGTGTCTACGACGGCCAGTGCCTGCTGGTCCCGCAGACCCTGCAGTTCGCCACCGACGAGCTGCGCGCACGGCTGATCCCGGAACTGGTCAGCGGACGGGTGGCCTTTTCGTTTGCGACCACCGAACCCGAGACCAGTTCGGATCTGACCGCCGATCGACTCCAGACGGTGGCCGAGGAGACCACCGACGGGTTCATCCTCAACGGACGCAAGCGGTGGATCACCAATAGCATTGTGGCCGGCTGGGTTTCGGTTCTGGTGCGGGCGGGGGCCGACGGCGACCGCGCGTCCATGCTGCTGGTCGACCTGTCGTCGCCCGGAGTGCGCATCGGCACCCCGGACCTCAAAATGGGCCACCGCGGCCAGATCACCGCCGACATCGTGTTCGCCGACGTCCACGTGCCGCGTGCCAACCTGCTGGGAACCGTCGGGGGCGGAATGGCGGTGGCCTTGTCAGCACTGGTGCGTGGCCGCATCGGCATCGGAGCCGCCGGTGTCGGGGTCGCCCAGGCGGCACTCGATCTGGCGGTCCACCGGCTGCGGACCCGGCAGGTGTTCGGCGCTCCGCTCGGGGCGATGCAGCACTGGCAGTTCGTGATGGCCCAGCGCGCCACCGAGATCGAGTGCGCGCGAACCCTGTACCAGAAGGCGGCGACCCTGATCGACCGTGGTGACCGCGGCGCCGAACCCGAGGCCGCGATGGCCAAGGCCTACAGCACCCGCTTGGCCAACGACCTTGTTCGCGAGGCCATCCAGATCCACGGCGCGCTCGGCTTCGCCGAGCAGGTCGGCGAGACAGGTGAGTCGGTACGACTCGAGGAGATGTACCGGGACGCGAAGATCCTGGAGATCTTCGAGGGTGCCAACGAAGTGCAGCAATGGATCATCGCGCGCCAGCTCATCGGTCGGGACGTGACGGGCTGA
- a CDS encoding TetR/AcrR family transcriptional regulator → MTEPAAERRTHDSRRADSRALILQAAVQTLVDHGYSGATTVTVQELAGISRGRLLHYFPSRDALLVAAAQHLASVRIEEMERCFDTGPAGAASGTQRLDYAVELLWTTFRQPYFWAAMELWVAARTNAELRTELVDGERRLRRAIEHVIATMFGPVHSSHPAFDDVRELLFTSMRGVALTYALDSRDPEVDPHLALWKRLARAALMPESAD, encoded by the coding sequence ATGACCGAACCCGCTGCTGAGCGTCGAACCCACGACAGCCGCCGCGCGGACAGCCGGGCGCTGATCCTGCAGGCCGCGGTCCAGACGCTGGTGGACCACGGCTACAGCGGCGCCACCACGGTGACGGTGCAAGAGCTCGCCGGCATATCCCGGGGACGGCTGTTGCACTACTTCCCGTCGCGCGACGCGCTGCTGGTGGCCGCGGCCCAGCATCTGGCCAGTGTGCGCATCGAAGAGATGGAGCGCTGCTTCGACACCGGGCCGGCCGGCGCCGCGAGCGGGACGCAGCGACTGGACTACGCAGTGGAATTGTTGTGGACCACGTTCCGCCAGCCGTACTTCTGGGCGGCGATGGAGCTGTGGGTGGCAGCCCGCACCAATGCCGAGCTACGAACCGAACTGGTCGACGGCGAACGCCGGCTGCGACGCGCCATCGAGCACGTCATCGCCACCATGTTCGGACCGGTCCACAGCAGTCACCCGGCGTTCGACGACGTTCGCGAGCTGCTGTTCACCAGCATGCGGGGTGTCGCGCTGACCTATGCGCTCGATAGCCGCGACCCCGAAGTGGATCCACACCTGGCGCTGTGGAAGCGGCTGGCCCGGGCGGCATTGATGCCCGAGAGCGCAGATTGA